The window GGGATAGAGTGAGCAATAAATTTGAGATGCCATCTTTGGCTCAAATAATCAGAGAAAAAAGCTCGTTGAGTTGAAAAACAGAGCTTTCCACTCAATTTGAAGAGGATACGATTTAACCTTTTTCCGGAAAGTTATATCCTGATATCTCATTTCTCTTAATTAAAATTCTGAAAAAAGTAGAGATAAAAGTTTAACTTTTTCTTTCAGGTTTTTAAGATAAAAGAAGAAGCATGAGCACAAAATTGGTTTATGCCCATCTATAAAATTTTGACACTACTGCTGGGACACTGTCAGAATAGTAGGGAAATTATCGCAAGTATAACAAAGATTATAACAAGCCACTTTGCGATATTCATAGATAAACCGGCAATCCCCCTTGCTCCCAAAATATATGCAATAAATGCTAAGATTAAAAATACTACTGCAAGTCCAATCAGATCTGACATATTTTACTCCCCCTGTGGTTTTTTAACCAATAAGTCCATTA is drawn from Methanosarcina lacustris Z-7289 and contains these coding sequences:
- a CDS encoding DUF1328 domain-containing protein, which produces MSDLIGLAVVFLILAFIAYILGARGIAGLSMNIAKWLVIIFVILAIISLLF